In Nostoc sp. GT001, a genomic segment contains:
- a CDS encoding NF041680 family putative transposase: MKNARLEEFRQVAYKYLGRAKDATFELTDAILLTRNVYSLADLSLSPVFRRKWPSIYEALQDSRPQRQKLMQLYIKQIPAEGRPLLAGDHTNWSRPDAVTLQERTYEHSGTSIAGNKPITIGQGYSTIAWIPEKSGSWALPLRHERITSGESPIGKAVWQLKQVCKYLPVRPISVWDSEYGCAPFVLKTASIPADILVRLRSNLCLWGEPGAYPGIGRPKKHGDKFKLNEPITWSEATSVLEMNDPKLGRVRVSLWKDLHFRQAATRPMLLLRVERLDAQGNERVSKPLWLAWVGEEIPPLEEVWCLYLRRFTIDHWYRFLKQRLHWTVPQFSTPIHCERWSDLMPLMTWELWLARDIVTDNPLPWQKSQGNLTPGRVAQAMGGVFAAIGTPTSAPKPRGKSPGWQPGKKRHRKNRCPIVKKTVTRPRKEPSIAV; the protein is encoded by the coding sequence ATGAAAAATGCCAGACTTGAAGAGTTTCGTCAAGTAGCTTACAAATATTTAGGTAGAGCTAAAGATGCGACGTTTGAATTAACAGATGCCATATTGCTGACTCGCAATGTTTATTCCTTAGCAGATTTATCCTTATCACCAGTATTTAGACGCAAGTGGCCAAGCATCTATGAAGCCTTACAAGATAGCAGACCACAAAGACAAAAATTGATGCAGCTATACATCAAACAGATCCCAGCAGAGGGACGACCATTGTTAGCAGGAGACCATACAAACTGGTCACGCCCAGATGCAGTAACGTTACAAGAGAGAACTTATGAACATAGTGGCACATCCATAGCTGGAAATAAACCGATTACCATTGGTCAAGGATATAGCACAATTGCCTGGATACCTGAAAAATCAGGCAGTTGGGCATTACCTTTGAGACATGAGCGGATCACAAGTGGGGAAAGTCCAATAGGGAAAGCGGTTTGGCAACTTAAACAGGTGTGTAAATATTTACCTGTTAGACCGATTTCAGTTTGGGATAGTGAATATGGATGCGCCCCTTTTGTCTTAAAAACTGCCAGTATTCCCGCAGATATTCTCGTTCGGTTGCGCTCAAATTTGTGTTTATGGGGTGAACCAGGAGCTTATCCAGGGATTGGCCGTCCCAAGAAGCATGGTGATAAATTTAAGCTCAATGAACCAATAACATGGAGTGAAGCCACATCTGTGTTGGAAATGAATGACCCAAAATTAGGGCGTGTGCGTGTTAGCTTGTGGAAAGATTTACACTTCCGTCAGGCTGCTACACGCCCAATGTTACTCCTGCGGGTTGAACGTCTCGACGCACAAGGCAATGAACGAGTATCCAAACCTTTGTGGTTAGCTTGGGTAGGAGAAGAAATCCCACCATTAGAGGAAGTTTGGTGTCTCTACTTGCGTCGCTTTACCATTGACCATTGGTATCGCTTTTTAAAGCAACGTCTACATTGGACAGTGCCACAGTTCAGTACTCCAATACATTGTGAAAGATGGAGTGACCTCATGCCTCTGATGACTTGGGAATTGTGGTTAGCCCGTGATATTGTAACTGACAATCCTTTACCTTGGCAGAAGTCTCAGGGTAATTTGACCCCTGGAAGAGTTGCTCAAGCTATGGGTGGAGTTTTCGCGGCCATTGGTACTCCCACCTCTGCACCCAAACCTCGTGGAAAGTCCCCTGGTTGGCAACCAGGAAAAAAGCGTCACCGTAAAAACCGATGTCCGATTGTTAAAAAAACTGTAACACGACCACGCAAAGAACCATCAATTGCAGTTTAA